The Clostridioides sp. ES-S-0010-02 genome window below encodes:
- the fsa gene encoding fructose-6-phosphate aldolase, protein MQLILDTGNIEEIKELSTYLPVDGVTTNPSIISKEKKNFKQLISEIGEIIGEDMPIHAQVLSTKYEDILDEALYISSLRENIYVKIPVTQDGLRAIKDLHKKGIKITATAIFTAHQGFLAAKAGANYVAPYVNRLDNISGDGVSVVSELIKIIDTYNMDTKVLAASFKNAQQVIELMKCGVHSVTVPYDICKSMMNHPLTDWSVDRFIEDWENTFGKGSKTNNI, encoded by the coding sequence ATGCAACTAATCTTAGATACAGGTAACATAGAGGAAATTAAAGAGCTAAGTACTTATTTACCAGTTGATGGTGTAACAACAAATCCAAGTATTATTTCAAAGGAAAAAAAGAATTTTAAGCAACTTATAAGTGAGATTGGTGAAATTATAGGTGAAGATATGCCTATACATGCTCAAGTATTAAGTACAAAGTATGAAGATATATTAGATGAAGCATTATATATAAGTAGTTTGAGAGAAAACATATATGTGAAAATACCTGTAACACAAGATGGTTTAAGAGCTATAAAAGACCTTCATAAAAAAGGAATAAAAATAACTGCCACTGCAATATTTACTGCTCATCAGGGATTTTTAGCTGCAAAAGCTGGAGCAAATTATGTTGCACCTTATGTAAACAGACTTGATAATATATCTGGGGATGGTGTATCTGTGGTTTCAGAGCTTATAAAAATAATAGATACTTATAATATGGATACAAAGGTACTTGCTGCTAGTTTTAAAAATGCACAACAGGTTATAGAATTAATGAAGTGTGGAGTACACAGTGTTACAGTGCCATATGATATTTGTAAATCCATGATGAATCATCCATTGACAGATTGGAGTGTTGATAGGTTTATAGAAGATTGGGAAAATACTTTTGGAAAAGGTAGCAAAACAAATAACATTTAA
- a CDS encoding copper-translocating P-type ATPase — protein sequence MSSNKIVENYKITGMTCAACAKAVERVTKKLDGVYDQSVNIATEKLKIEYDNSKVSFDDIKQVVEKAGYGIIKEESNKKIDMKIDGMTCAACAKAVERVVKKLDGVESISVNIATDKANIDYNPSKVKLSQIKAAIEKAGYKPIEEVKNKVDVDEDKLRKEKEMNTLFIKFIVAIVFAVPLFYIAMGPMIIKPIGPWPLPEILNPMTNTLNYALVQLILVIPVMIAGYKFYINGFKALFSLSPNMDSLVAIGTLAAFLYSLYTTVQIANGQIQGMHHHQLYYESAGIIIALILLGKYLESKSKGKTSEAIKKLMGLQPKTAIVIVDGKEIETPIEEVGIGDIILVKPGTKIPVDGVVIEGYTSVDESMLTGESIPVEKNIGSKVTGASINKNGVIKFKAEKIGGDTALAQIIKLVEDAQGTKAPIAKLADTVSGYFVPIVIAIAIVSSLLWFLVGGKDIVFVLTIFISILVIACPCALGLATPTAIMVGTGKGAENGILIKGGEALESAHKVNTVIFDKTGTITEGKPKVTDIVLNNVKEEYLIKIASSAEKGSEHPLGEAIVRYGEEKNIQIEKVDNFKAIPGAGIQVAINNENILLGNRKLMNDNNINLKDLEEKSNILASQGKTPMYIAVDGNLSGIIAVADVVKESSKKAIDILHDMGIKVAMVTGDNVKTANAIASQVGIDMVLAEVLPEDKSKEVEKLQNQGKFVAMVGDGINDAPALAKADIGIAIGSGTDVAIESADIVLMKSDLMDVPTAIKLSNETIKNIKQNLFWAFGYNTIGIPVAAGLLYIFGGPLLNPMIAAAAMSLSSVSVVSNALRLKNFKAYKKN from the coding sequence ATGAGTTCAAATAAAATAGTAGAAAATTATAAAATCACAGGTATGACATGTGCAGCTTGTGCAAAGGCAGTAGAAAGAGTAACTAAGAAATTAGATGGAGTATATGACCAAAGCGTAAACATAGCTACTGAAAAACTTAAGATAGAATATGACAATTCTAAAGTTAGCTTTGATGACATAAAGCAGGTTGTAGAAAAAGCTGGATATGGAATTATAAAGGAAGAAAGTAATAAAAAAATTGATATGAAAATTGATGGAATGACATGTGCAGCCTGTGCAAAAGCTGTAGAGAGAGTAGTAAAAAAATTGGATGGAGTAGAAAGTATTAGTGTAAATATTGCAACTGATAAAGCTAATATAGACTATAATCCATCAAAAGTAAAATTATCTCAGATAAAAGCAGCTATAGAAAAAGCTGGTTATAAACCAATAGAAGAAGTAAAAAATAAAGTTGATGTAGATGAAGATAAATTAAGAAAAGAAAAAGAAATGAATACTTTATTTATTAAATTCATAGTTGCAATAGTATTTGCAGTACCTTTGTTTTATATAGCAATGGGTCCTATGATAATAAAACCTATAGGACCATGGCCTTTACCAGAAATTCTAAATCCTATGACAAATACTTTAAATTATGCATTAGTTCAATTGATTTTAGTAATCCCAGTTATGATAGCTGGATATAAATTTTATATAAATGGGTTTAAAGCACTTTTTTCTTTAAGTCCTAATATGGATTCTTTGGTTGCAATTGGTACCTTGGCAGCATTTTTATATAGTCTATATACAACAGTACAAATAGCAAATGGACAAATTCAGGGTATGCACCATCATCAGTTGTATTATGAAAGTGCAGGAATAATAATAGCACTTATATTACTTGGTAAATATTTAGAATCAAAATCAAAAGGAAAAACATCAGAAGCAATTAAAAAACTTATGGGGCTACAACCTAAAACTGCAATAGTAATAGTTGATGGTAAAGAAATAGAGACTCCTATAGAAGAAGTTGGAATAGGAGATATAATACTAGTAAAACCAGGGACTAAAATACCAGTAGATGGAGTTGTAATAGAGGGATATACATCAGTTGATGAATCTATGCTTACAGGTGAAAGTATACCAGTAGAAAAAAATATTGGAAGTAAAGTTACAGGAGCTAGTATAAATAAAAATGGTGTTATTAAATTTAAAGCTGAAAAAATTGGTGGAGATACAGCTCTTGCTCAAATAATAAAATTAGTTGAAGATGCACAGGGTACAAAAGCACCCATTGCTAAACTTGCTGATACTGTTTCTGGATATTTTGTACCAATAGTAATTGCAATAGCTATAGTATCATCATTATTGTGGTTTTTAGTGGGTGGAAAAGATATAGTATTTGTACTTACTATATTCATATCAATACTTGTAATTGCTTGCCCTTGTGCATTAGGATTGGCTACACCAACTGCTATAATGGTTGGAACTGGAAAAGGTGCAGAAAATGGAATACTGATAAAAGGTGGGGAAGCACTAGAATCTGCTCACAAAGTAAATACAGTAATATTTGATAAAACAGGTACAATAACAGAAGGAAAACCAAAAGTAACAGATATTGTATTAAATAATGTGAAAGAAGAATACCTAATTAAGATTGCTTCAAGTGCAGAGAAAGGTTCAGAACATCCTCTAGGAGAAGCAATAGTTAGATATGGAGAAGAGAAAAATATACAGATTGAAAAAGTTGATAACTTTAAAGCTATACCAGGTGCTGGTATACAAGTTGCTATAAATAATGAAAATATATTACTTGGAAATAGAAAGCTTATGAACGACAATAATATTAACCTTAAAGATTTAGAGGAAAAATCTAATATACTAGCAAGTCAAGGTAAGACACCTATGTATATTGCTGTAGATGGAAATTTATCAGGAATAATTGCAGTTGCAGATGTGGTTAAAGAAAGTAGTAAAAAAGCAATAGATATTCTTCATGATATGGGAATAAAAGTTGCAATGGTAACTGGAGATAATGTTAAGACTGCAAATGCTATAGCAAGTCAAGTAGGTATAGATATGGTATTAGCAGAGGTTTTACCAGAAGATAAATCAAAAGAAGTTGAAAAATTACAAAATCAAGGTAAGTTTGTTGCAATGGTAGGAGATGGAATAAATGATGCACCAGCTCTTGCAAAAGCTGATATAGGAATAGCAATAGGAAGTGGAACAGATGTAGCAATTGAGTCTGCAGATATAGTGCTTATGAAGAGTGATTTAATGGATGTTCCAACTGCGATTAAACTTAGTAATGAAACTATAAAAAACATAAAGCAAAACTTATTTTGGGCATTTGGATATAATACAATTGGTATACCTGTAGCAGCAGGATTATTGTATATATTTGGAGGACCTCTTTTAAATCCAATGATTGCAGCAGCAGCCATGAGTTTAAGTTCAGTTTCGGTAGTTTCAAATGCGCTTAGACTTAAAAATTTCAAAGCATATAAAAAAAATTAG
- a CDS encoding ABC transporter ATP-binding protein, whose protein sequence is MNKYIIETKNLTKQYGSQKSVADLNIHVQKGRIYGLLGRNGAGKTTTMKMLLGLTQPTSGEVKIFGKCLKDNEKKLLPHIGSLIESPGFYPNLTATENLCIFATLRGIQNQNAIKNALDLVGLPYKDKKLFSQYSLGMKQRLAIALAIMHEPELLILDEPINGLDPIGIAEIRSFIHDLCKKRGKTILISSHILSEIALLADDIGIIDHGVLLEEESLSELEQKSNKYIHFTISDTAQAGRVLEHIFHGQHFTIQDDHNLRLHNLDLSVGKIVSSFVENGLEVFEAHTCEETLEDYFKRVTRGEGIA, encoded by the coding sequence ATGAACAAATACATAATTGAAACGAAAAATCTTACAAAACAGTATGGTTCACAAAAAAGTGTTGCTGACCTGAACATCCATGTACAGAAAGGGAGAATTTACGGTCTGCTTGGTAGAAACGGAGCAGGAAAAACTACCACAATGAAAATGTTGCTTGGATTAACACAGCCTACTTCTGGTGAAGTGAAGATTTTTGGAAAATGCTTAAAAGACAATGAAAAAAAATTGCTGCCACACATAGGAAGTCTGATTGAATCGCCTGGTTTTTATCCCAACCTGACTGCTACGGAAAATCTGTGTATTTTTGCTACTTTACGTGGAATTCAAAACCAGAACGCTATCAAAAATGCTTTGGATTTAGTAGGTCTTCCCTATAAAGACAAAAAGCTGTTTTCTCAATATTCTCTGGGAATGAAACAAAGACTAGCGATTGCTCTTGCTATTATGCACGAGCCAGAATTATTGATTTTGGATGAACCAATTAACGGTCTTGACCCTATTGGAATTGCAGAAATACGCTCATTTATCCATGACCTATGTAAAAAAAGAGGAAAGACCATTTTAATCTCCAGTCATATTTTATCAGAAATAGCTCTGCTGGCTGATGATATAGGAATTATCGACCATGGAGTATTATTGGAAGAAGAAAGTCTATCTGAACTGGAACAGAAAAGCAACAAATATATTCATTTTACGATTTCTGATACAGCACAGGCAGGAAGAGTTTTGGAACACATATTCCATGGGCAGCACTTTACAATTCAAGATGACCACAATTTAAGACTGCATAATCTTGATTTATCTGTTGGAAAAATTGTATCTTCGTTTGTAGAGAATGGATTAGAGGTTTTTGAAGCACATACTTGCGAAGAGACCCTTGAAGACTACTTCAAACGAGTAACCAGAGGTGAGGGAATTGCTTAA
- a CDS encoding SLC13 family permease, with the protein MDIILKPKQFCMTIMVTIILYFFLNYSFNIKFSICLSFLTILIWAVDSVEKTVVALVFVILAFIFNIAPLKVILQFLFTENFYIIILAYIITNAVAKTGVAKIISEKLILNTVDTPKKMIFLSYILGVLLIFFIPQPFPRVILVSAFYKEFFKEQHLADDSKSILLFSIFTASTFTSMFFVNGDTLLNYVVLELGNCNINWGQWAFYMSVPTIITCFITYFLFIIVFKKELSLIKFTSYDNLNSNKFQFSYSNLKKEFCLLSDEQKHVFLCLGIMFFMFLTQFIHNLNTLIIMSICVLLLLLKGIIGFNTLKEINWKVLIFFVAAFSIGGVLKYSGVVDIMGNYLIKLIPNSSKTISILFLITLTIILNICLGSAVTTSSVVIPLLGSLHILKENSIVLCLFVYIVVSIQYILPFHHATIMVGHGENLYNSKVIFKYGLTLIPLTYFIIICITFPWWRFIGLEV; encoded by the coding sequence ATGGATATTATTCTTAAACCAAAACAATTTTGCATGACTATTATGGTTACTATAATTCTTTACTTCTTTCTAAATTATAGTTTCAATATAAAATTTTCTATATGCTTATCGTTTTTAACTATCTTAATATGGGCTGTAGACTCTGTTGAAAAAACTGTAGTTGCACTAGTCTTTGTAATATTAGCTTTTATTTTTAATATTGCACCTTTGAAAGTCATTTTACAATTTTTATTTACAGAAAATTTTTATATAATAATCCTTGCTTACATAATTACTAATGCAGTTGCAAAGACAGGTGTTGCAAAAATTATTTCTGAAAAATTAATTTTAAATACTGTAGATACCCCTAAAAAAATGATTTTTTTATCATATATTTTAGGTGTATTATTAATATTTTTCATACCACAGCCATTTCCAAGAGTCATTCTTGTGTCAGCTTTTTATAAAGAATTTTTTAAAGAACAACACTTAGCTGATGATTCAAAATCTATACTTCTCTTTAGTATATTTACAGCATCTACATTTACATCAATGTTTTTTGTAAATGGAGATACTCTTTTAAACTATGTAGTCCTAGAACTTGGAAATTGTAATATAAACTGGGGGCAGTGGGCTTTTTATATGTCTGTTCCAACTATAATTACTTGTTTTATAACTTATTTTTTATTTATAATTGTTTTTAAAAAAGAATTATCTTTAATAAAATTTACTTCTTATGATAATCTTAATTCTAATAAATTTCAATTTTCATATTCTAATCTAAAAAAAGAATTTTGTTTATTAAGTGACGAACAAAAACATGTATTTTTATGTTTAGGAATAATGTTTTTTATGTTCTTAACTCAATTTATTCATAATTTAAATACACTAATTATAATGTCTATTTGTGTACTTCTTTTGTTGTTAAAAGGAATAATTGGTTTCAATACTTTAAAAGAAATAAATTGGAAAGTTCTCATTTTTTTTGTAGCAGCGTTTTCAATTGGAGGAGTACTAAAGTATTCTGGAGTTGTTGATATAATGGGAAACTATTTAATAAAATTAATTCCAAACTCTTCAAAAACTATTTCAATATTATTTTTAATAACCCTGACAATAATACTGAATATATGCCTTGGAAGTGCTGTCACTACATCCTCCGTGGTGATACCATTACTTGGAAGTTTACATATATTGAAAGAAAATAGTATTGTTCTTTGCCTTTTTGTTTATATTGTAGTAAGTATACAATACATATTGCCTTTTCATCATGCAACAATAATGGTTGGACATGGTGAGAATCTATATAATAGTAAGGTTATTTTTAAGTATGGTTTGACTTTAATTCCTTTAACCTATTTTATAATAATCTGTATAACCTTCCCTTGGTGGAGATTTATAGGTCTAGAAGTTTAA
- a CDS encoding response regulator transcription factor, which translates to MNSSILVIEDDSNIQELISEFLSAEGYQVESANDGLEGIQKFKQGSYDLVILDIMMPNLDGYGVCKMIRKSSSVPIIFLTALNDEGDQLKGFDLECDDYITKPFSFNLLIKRVEAILRRSNKTINDKFIVFEKLKLDLNTYIAEIDGEPIELTLKEFNILKALIEKYPQVITREGLLDSIWGYDYYGDTRIVDAHIKNIRKKISLPYIKTVKGIGYTLEKDI; encoded by the coding sequence ATGAACTCGTCAATACTTGTAATCGAAGACGATTCAAACATACAAGAATTAATATCAGAGTTTTTAAGTGCAGAAGGCTATCAGGTTGAGTCAGCAAATGATGGATTAGAAGGTATACAAAAATTTAAGCAAGGAAGTTATGACTTGGTAATATTAGATATAATGATGCCAAACTTAGATGGTTATGGAGTTTGTAAAATGATAAGAAAATCATCAAGTGTTCCAATTATATTTTTGACTGCTTTAAACGATGAAGGAGATCAACTTAAGGGATTTGACTTAGAATGCGATGATTATATAACAAAACCATTTTCATTTAATCTTCTCATTAAAAGAGTAGAAGCTATCTTGAGAAGAAGCAACAAAACGATAAATGATAAGTTTATAGTTTTTGAAAAATTAAAGTTAGATTTAAACACATATATTGCTGAAATAGATGGAGAGCCTATAGAACTTACATTAAAAGAATTTAATATATTGAAAGCTTTGATAGAAAAATATCCACAGGTTATAACTAGGGAAGGTCTTTTAGATAGTATATGGGGTTATGATTATTATGGAGATACTAGAATTGTTGATGCACATATAAAAAATATAAGAAAAAAAATATCATTACCATATATTAAAACTGTAAAAGGAATAGGATATACACTTGAGAAGGATATTTGA
- a CDS encoding DeoR/GlpR transcriptional regulator, whose product MFAEERIQAILNILKKEGRVTVKELSSKFNVTEDCIRKDLKNIEKISSIRRIYGGAVLVRETLENQDTKDRKEINIPTKKIIAEKAFNLISDRETIFLDISTINILLAKLLAESNKKVTLVTNMLDILNVVTSKPNNLNVISTGGLLNLSLDGFVGTPTIDFISRYKFDKTFMGSCGIDVFNSSLTTFEIEDGLTKKAIINSSKKVFIVMEDKKFKFDGNFKFAHLEDISSIITEKSPTPDIVNTLSEFNVNVL is encoded by the coding sequence ATGTTTGCGGAAGAAAGGATTCAAGCTATATTAAATATCCTAAAAAAAGAAGGAAGAGTTACTGTAAAAGAACTCAGTTCAAAATTTAATGTTACTGAAGATTGTATAAGAAAAGATTTAAAAAATATAGAAAAAATTTCTTCAATACGAAGAATTTATGGTGGAGCTGTACTAGTCAGAGAAACCCTTGAAAACCAAGATACAAAAGATAGAAAAGAAATTAATATACCAACAAAAAAAATAATAGCAGAAAAAGCATTTAATCTAATTTCAGATAGAGAAACTATATTTTTAGATATATCTACAATCAATATATTGTTGGCTAAACTGTTAGCTGAAAGCAATAAGAAAGTAACATTGGTCACAAATATGCTAGATATACTAAATGTAGTTACTTCAAAGCCCAATAATTTAAATGTAATTTCTACTGGTGGTTTATTAAATCTTAGCTTAGATGGATTTGTTGGTACTCCGACAATAGACTTTATATCAAGATATAAATTTGATAAAACTTTTATGGGCAGTTGTGGTATAGATGTATTTAATTCTTCTCTTACAACATTTGAAATTGAAGATGGACTTACAAAAAAAGCTATAATAAATTCAAGTAAAAAAGTATTTATAGTTATGGAAGATAAAAAATTTAAATTTGATGGAAACTTTAAATTTGCTCATTTAGAAGACATTAGTTCTATAATTACAGAAAAATCACCTACTCCTGACATAGTAAATACTTTATCAGAATTTAATGTGAATGTTTTATAA
- a CDS encoding ABC transporter permease: MENIVKVEFLKLKRYSVIKAGIIMTTLSPLLSLFYSTASGGQSWTFEYFMQQVMTSNCTLFFPIIITLIAGYIITREYTDDTIKNLLTIPIPYKQLLSSKLLVLLLLTIYFSFIGCVIALVINIIAGFPGVGFGNIINMFIHIIGANIFVYIAVLPIILLFCCSVNNFLGGVALSFVYGYFGTFEGTLLNYYPIKASMILMDSNCSVEYGYTYRIFPALIVLLFILLISGIILAGKKKETSVLTITKKKKTARKKGW; this comes from the coding sequence ATGGAAAATATAGTAAAAGTTGAATTTTTGAAATTAAAACGATATTCTGTAATAAAGGCTGGAATTATTATGACAACACTTTCTCCACTACTGTCATTATTTTATTCAACAGCTAGTGGTGGACAATCATGGACATTTGAATATTTCATGCAACAGGTTATGACTAGTAATTGTACCCTTTTCTTCCCGATTATTATTACATTGATTGCTGGATATATCATAACACGGGAATATACAGACGATACCATAAAAAACCTATTAACAATTCCTATTCCTTACAAACAACTACTTTCCAGCAAATTACTTGTACTACTACTCTTAACAATTTATTTCAGTTTTATAGGATGTGTTATAGCGTTAGTAATCAATATAATTGCTGGATTTCCAGGAGTAGGTTTTGGCAATATCATTAATATGTTTATTCATATTATCGGAGCAAACATTTTTGTATACATTGCTGTTTTGCCCATTATCTTACTTTTCTGTTGTTCAGTAAATAACTTTTTGGGTGGTGTTGCACTTTCTTTTGTATATGGATATTTTGGAACTTTTGAAGGAACATTATTAAATTATTATCCGATTAAAGCAAGTATGATTTTAATGGATTCTAATTGTAGTGTGGAGTATGGATATACTTATCGTATTTTTCCTGCTTTAATTGTACTGCTGTTCATTTTATTGATTTCTGGAATTATCCTTGCTGGCAAAAAGAAAGAAACTAGTGTATTAACGATTACTAAAAAGAAAAAAACAGCAAGAAAAAAGGGATGGTAA
- a CDS encoding two-component sensor histidine kinase translates to MRRIFDKWEKLSIKYKLFSITTSLLIALALIIYLILYFLLPSYYHEYKIESLQESLKSLVDSSIHFDTYTLEERLYYMAKDQNLAILLKDNQGKIVYGKNEVVILRYSKYMINSIEDEYRTSIPIYTKDSKDGPYSLELVMPLQPIDEANEVIRKLMPYIISIAILIAIIGAYIYSIVITKPLINIIESEREQEYRRKDFVATISHELKTPITIISGQIEGMIYSVGKYKDRDTYLKKSYECTQELKDLVNEMIEVSKSEILEKDLKLVSINISELLNRLVKRQVFLIEEKHMKTILKIEENLEIKADQERITKAINNIINNAIKYSPEGSDLIIRLYDKNNRINKKTSNQRVILEIENTGVTIEKRYLEEIFNPFYRIEKSRSRKTGGSGLGLYIVSQIFKTHGFEYSIKNKENSVVFTVEFKN, encoded by the coding sequence TTGAGAAGGATATTTGATAAGTGGGAAAAATTAAGTATAAAGTATAAATTATTTTCCATAACAACATCATTATTAATAGCATTAGCTTTAATAATATACCTAATTTTATATTTTTTATTGCCATCATATTATCATGAGTATAAAATTGAGTCTCTTCAAGAAAGCTTAAAATCTCTAGTAGATAGTTCAATTCACTTTGATACATATACTTTAGAAGAAAGACTCTATTATATGGCTAAAGACCAAAACCTTGCTATTTTACTAAAAGACAACCAAGGAAAAATTGTATATGGTAAAAATGAAGTAGTTATTTTAAGATATAGTAAGTATATGATTAATAGTATTGAAGATGAGTATAGAACATCTATACCTATATATACAAAAGACTCAAAAGACGGGCCATATAGTTTAGAACTTGTTATGCCATTACAGCCAATTGACGAAGCAAATGAAGTCATAAGAAAGTTAATGCCATACATTATATCAATAGCGATATTAATAGCAATTATTGGAGCATATATATATTCAATCGTAATAACAAAGCCTCTTATAAATATAATAGAGAGTGAAAGAGAACAGGAATATAGAAGAAAGGATTTTGTTGCAACGATATCACATGAATTAAAAACTCCAATAACCATAATAAGTGGTCAAATTGAAGGAATGATTTATAGTGTAGGTAAGTATAAAGATAGGGATACTTACTTGAAAAAATCATATGAATGTACACAAGAGCTAAAAGATTTAGTAAATGAGATGATAGAGGTTTCAAAATCAGAAATACTAGAAAAAGATTTAAAATTAGTATCAATAAATATAAGTGAACTTTTAAATAGACTGGTAAAAAGACAAGTATTTTTAATAGAAGAAAAACATATGAAAACTATTCTAAAAATAGAAGAAAACCTAGAAATTAAGGCAGACCAAGAGAGAATAACTAAAGCAATTAATAATATAATAAATAATGCTATAAAATATTCTCCTGAAGGCTCAGACCTTATAATTAGACTTTATGATAAAAACAATCGAATAAACAAAAAAACTTCTAATCAAAGAGTTATTTTAGAAATTGAAAATACTGGTGTAACTATAGAGAAACGTTATTTAGAAGAGATATTTAATCCATTTTATAGAATAGAAAAATCTCGTTCAAGAAAAACTGGAGGAAGTGGTCTTGGTCTTTATATAGTCAGTCAAATTTTTAAAACTCATGGGTTTGAATACAGTATAAAAAATAAGGAAAACTCTGTAGTATTTACGGTTGAATTTAAAAATTAG
- a CDS encoding ABC transporter permease has protein sequence MLKLIKCEFWKLKRKKLLYALLSLSLFFPLILTYMAKSRTNTDMTEHYLQTRFDYVYTMMLGYGLVFLLPCLIGIIAAILFFIERDCNTSKNIRTIPIANTQLIRAKIYMLFIFGIAFCLINTLSVALFSSLFHAGMVYGMSYKLMMSLVFAVLIVAASLPIVFLIIYFNKTFLLSILLAFFYSIFNWGILGTVGTSISASKITFLNFFPVICVMNWASGSMMNNLQKDNLLPEAYDIVPTTSHTVLLMVITVTISLWLIVRFYKKWTR, from the coding sequence TTGCTTAAACTCATAAAATGTGAATTTTGGAAGTTAAAACGCAAAAAGTTATTATACGCACTTTTGTCATTATCATTATTCTTTCCCTTAATTTTAACATATATGGCAAAATCCAGAACAAACACAGATATGACAGAACATTATCTTCAAACAAGATTTGATTATGTCTATACAATGATGTTAGGTTATGGATTGGTTTTTTTACTGCCTTGTTTAATTGGTATTATTGCAGCTATTCTTTTCTTTATAGAAAGAGACTGTAATACTTCAAAAAATATCAGGACAATACCTATTGCAAATACGCAACTTATCAGGGCAAAAATCTATATGTTATTTATTTTTGGAATTGCTTTTTGCCTAATAAATACCTTATCAGTTGCATTGTTTTCCAGTTTGTTTCATGCAGGAATGGTTTATGGTATGTCCTATAAGTTAATGATGAGTTTAGTTTTTGCTGTGCTTATTGTAGCGGCTTCTTTACCGATTGTTTTTCTGATTATTTATTTTAACAAAACATTTTTATTGTCCATCTTGCTTGCATTTTTCTATTCTATTTTCAACTGGGGAATATTGGGGACTGTGGGAACCTCCATAAGTGCTTCTAAAATCACTTTTTTAAATTTCTTTCCAGTTATATGTGTTATGAACTGGGCGAGCGGTTCCATGATGAATAATCTGCAAAAAGATAATCTTTTACCAGAAGCATACGATATTGTACCAACCACTAGCCATACAGTTTTACTCATGGTGATTACTGTTACTATCTCCTTATGGCTGATAGTTCGATTCTACAAAAAATGGACGAGGTAA